The following DNA comes from Meiothermus sp..
GCAGGCCCAAAAAGCTGCTGCTGAAGAACCCGATGAGGGCCAGCGCGGCATAGACCAGGCCAATCACTGCGGCCATCATGTGGGCCAGCCGATCACCGGTAAAGTAGCCATACAGCAGAGCTACGGCAGTAATCAGGTAGACGATGGCCAGGCTGGTGTTGCTGGGAATAAATCCCAGAATCAGGCCATTTGGCGCGAAAAACAGACCCAGGACGGCCAGCAGAGCAAACACCAGTCCCATGAAAAGGTCAATTCTTTGCGCCGTCATATGTCCTCCTTACACCTTGGCAGGGGTCTTGATAGGAATAGCCTTGGTTGGGGTGGTCTCGCTCTTGGGCAGGGTGAGCGTGAGAACCCCGTTCTCGAACACCGCCTCAGCTTTATCGGTCAACACCTCGCTGGGCAAGGTTACCGAGCGCTCAAAGCGGGTATAGCGGTGCTCGCGCAGGTGGTAGTTGCGCTCTTTCTTTTCTTCCTCCTTTTTGGCCTCGCCATAGATCCGCAGCATGTCGCCGCGCACTTCAACCTTGATGTCCTCGGGTTTGAGGCCGGGAATCGAGGCTTTCACCACGATATTGTTGCCTTCTTCGTAGATGTCGAGCGGCATGGCCGCTACCTCTTTGTCGAGGAATGGAAACTCACGACGGAACAGGCTTTCATCAAACAAGCGCTCGATTTCCCTCCGCATGTTATCCATTTCGCGCCAAGGGTCGAAACGAGCCAACATACACATGCCTCCTTTGGTCTTTTTGGCGTGGGTGGCTGCACGCCAGATTGGGACTTGGGCCTACCCTCTGGTGTTCCGAGCTGCCACCTAACCCGAAACCCAGAGGCGTTTACCGTCGAGCATGGGCTCCTTCGAACACGGTTTGAGAACGTGCCTTCGGGTGCCCATTACTAACCACTTGGGTTACATGACACCTTCTTTCTCAAAAGATAAGCGACTGCCGTTACCAGACCATTACCAACGGGGGAGTCCGGCCAGACCGCCTAATTCCTTGTGCAAGCGCGCCTCGGCAGGCCCCCGTACGAACTCGAGCCGGGTTCCATAGGCAGCGGCTAGCTCGGGCAGCACCAGTTTCAGCTCGACTTCTTCGGGCTGATCGGCGCCGTGCGCCTGGGCCACAGCAGGGCTGCTGCCCACCCAGCCATCCGGGGCACGATAGACCTTGCCCTGGGGGTTCCAGGGGGCTACAAGTAGGTAGAGCCTGCCCTGCTGCAGGAGTTCGAGGGTCTGATCCAGCCCGCCCACCCCCCGTTCGACCAGCTCGCCCAGGAGTTTGTTTTCCTGTTCGCGCTCGAG
Coding sequences within:
- a CDS encoding DUF4383 domain-containing protein, with the protein product MTAQRIDLFMGLVFALLAVLGLFFAPNGLILGFIPSNTSLAIVYLITAVALLYGYFTGDRLAHMMAAVIGLVYAALALIGFFSSSFLGLPTGGWNIVVNLIAAVVLIYDWLGTPRTAS
- a CDS encoding Hsp20/alpha crystallin family protein, with translation MLARFDPWREMDNMRREIERLFDESLFRREFPFLDKEVAAMPLDIYEEGNNIVVKASIPGLKPEDIKVEVRGDMLRIYGEAKKEEEKKERNYHLREHRYTRFERSVTLPSEVLTDKAEAVFENGVLTLTLPKSETTPTKAIPIKTPAKV